The genomic window ttatgcactgtacgcactacaccaatagagcactggtaaataaagataatttctggaattcaatatgttgtttaactcggtttaaaatttgagaagcagagcgaaaagatgataatcaaattttcacgttccagtgctatttagtgctgctatatgacaaactttaagatttatttaattcactaaaattcactgaatttactaattcaacaaatgaatatctataacgatagtatgcatgtatcacttccatatcaatatacttaaattggaataaagtcaatatttttcttgtaacgagtgttttagtcgaaactttgtactcaaaatattacattttcgctagttttagtcgattttcttaaaactccttaatataaatcaattattactattgaaaatataaaatatatcaaattatcaatcatctgaacagtttattttatatattacttaaaataatatgcttgaaaaaataaaattaaatatctccatggtatcaccagagcaattctcagtggcgttagttggatgcatgaaataatccaatattttgatgaatattgaaaactttaattttggttgaaatgagtgatggtaatgaaataaataaatttcactaatgtgaattattttaatataatatttaatttttttatattaatgcaaatattcactaatcaatcgcatttttaaatatgtatatatatatatatatatatatatgtgtgcatacaaaattttttatttaattaattaaatattattttactttataaaaaaatttaactttttctttaaaaagtttgcaatatatgtcaaagcaaggtacaaaattcccatatgtacatacatacgtgcttacatacacgtatacaacttgtatgcttggcgaaggcaaaaggcaaaggtagtaagagtatgattgtattccaaagttaaagaaataaatataaatatgaaaatataattttaactacatatatatttttaaaaagttgtatttatgtagcgaaaaaaattatttaacaattaaatatatcaggctagaggcctgggtgttaaaatacagccataatctatttaacacgttcgcggacacttaaaaattcaggaagctgcaaaaatagataggcaattatttttgaaactagttgtaatatcctaaatctgattacacatgtattataactgtagtcagaatatcgtattttaactgttatatgaaagtacttaatgaatcaagtggtcattactttaaaatgtatattaattacaaaaacttaaagttacatgaaattaaatgaataaaacttggctttaaaatttgaatgctatagcattcacgtccgcgaacgtgttaattgtataatgagaatgtacatatgtactcatgcacatcaaatatagaatcacaacagaattgtgagtttgtttaaaattttaattgtacaaaattttgaatctttgttaaaagaatattgtggtcctgaaaaggaccgttttttaaatatgtacgcaagaaattatttaaccgccgaaaccgtataaagtacggccttgtctctttaaagcgtacacaacatccatagctgtaactgttttccttttggcatgttcagtataggtaactgcatcacggataacattctccaaaaatacttttaaaacaccacgagtttcttcatatatcaaaccagatatacgttttacaccaccacgacgagctaaacgtcgaatagctggtttagtgataccttggatgttatcacgtaaaactttgcgatggcgtttggcaccaccttttcccaaacctttaccacctttgccgcgaccagtcattttttgatatttactatttgcacaagtaagaatttaacactttaacactgtaacacttcaccaccaatgaaataacagaagcgagagcacatctatttataccaaaatctcacaACTGCAATACCCAAGACAAAAGGTACACCATACATCTATCTCGCTTCAacacatgcctacataatacatggacttgtgaaacgtattagttgaaattgctacttaagatgtgaacgtcatacaatttgttataggtacagtgtacagtgttctatagtgttcaagtgtgagaaaataataaagtgagtagtgaaaaatggctcgtacaaagcaaacagcccgaaaatcgactggtggaaaggcaccacgtaaacaattggcgacaaaagctgcacgcaaaagtgcaccagcaactggtggagttaaaaagccacatcgttatcgtccaggtacagtggcgttgcgtgagattcgtcgctatcaaaagagtaccgaattattgatacgcaaattgccattccagcgcttggttcgtgaaatagcgcaagatttcaaaactgatctacgtttccaaagttctgctgttatggctctacaagaagcaagtgaagcatacttggttggtctttttgaagataccaatttgtgtgccatccatgctaagcgtgttacaattatgccaaaagatattcaattggctagacgtattcgtggtgaacgtgcttaaatcaataagaaaacttacgaaaaaacggtccttttcaggaccacaatttgttaaacgaaaaagatgaaaaattttattgaaatatttatgcatatatatgggcctgttcgtaaatgcaaaaattggcaacaccgcaactcataagtggtcgaaaatgcaacaatgcagtatattgtgcgcaaatagtagcaaaacacaaatcataaaaatggctgatgcaacagatgtgtgctgattagcagtggcagtgcagaataatcatattatgcagcgcagtgatgaatttacgaatagcctctatgtgtagatatttttgtgttttcgtaaatgtatgtagtacatacctatacagttctttatctactccatatcgtttctactcgtgtgcttttaagtatagttggcatgcatgtatacacgtttatgtaggtatatgcacacataaccagtttataagcagcaattttggcgcaattcggtaatatgtataaacatataatacacctaatgggatgccacgttctttattaagaatattaaatgaataagaaaactattataaaaaaaacggtccttttcgggaccacaatttgtttaacgaaaaagatcaaacattttgttggaatatttatgcgtaaacatatatgatatttttgtgttttcgttaatgtacgtagtacaaacatacatatgcatttctttatctactccacatcatttatacacgagcgttttttagtacagtctgtaggaatgtatacacatgtatgaatgaatatgtatacataaccagtttatatgccgcagttttggcgcaaatatacatgcgtctattcacattcgataatatgtatgaaaaaataacatatttagtgagaaattatttaaatctctttgtaaatgtattttgtcgtcctgaaaaggacggtttgtttgcgtcggtatttataattataattcgcctatatttttcactttatgctttcttttcggtcttctttggcaaaagtacagcttgaatattaggcaaaacaccaccttgagcaatagttacgccggacaacaatttatttaattcttcatcgttgcgaatggccaattgtaaatgacgtgggatgattcttgtctttttgtt from Anastrepha ludens isolate Willacy chromosome 5, idAnaLude1.1, whole genome shotgun sequence includes these protein-coding regions:
- the LOC128864643 gene encoding uncharacterized protein LOC128864643 → MTGRGKGGKGLGKGGAKRHRKVLRDNIQGITKPAIRRLARRGGVKRISGLIYEETRGVLKVFLENVIRDAVTYTEHAKRKTVTAMDVVYALKRQGRTLYGILTCANSKYQKMTGRGKGGKGLGKGGAKRHRKVLRDNIQGITKPAIRRLARRGGVKRISGLIYEETRGVLKVFLENVIRDAVTYTEHAKRKTVTAMDVVYALKRQGRTLYGFGG